In Luteitalea sp. TBR-22, one genomic interval encodes:
- a CDS encoding META domain-containing protein has protein sequence MRLLPSTLAFALLLGAIPLAQSPTLDGSAWTLATLAGYPSVQGTVTLRFEADHVSGNDGCNSYRGHYTGEGVTFRVGPLTSTYMACREPRMRQAAAFTEALGKARVTRFDEGRLVLVDEAGAVLATFTRQSASLAGTTWEVTAYNNRRQAVVSVLADTRVTLAFGAEGRVTGEAGCNRFAATYTAEGESVAIGTLSTTRRTCPGEGVMAQEAAFLAALASGTRARMDGDRLELRTTDGALAVSARRF, from the coding sequence ATGCGCCTGCTGCCGTCGACCCTCGCCTTCGCTCTCCTGCTCGGCGCAATCCCGTTGGCGCAGTCGCCGACCCTCGACGGCTCCGCGTGGACGCTTGCCACCCTTGCCGGGTATCCGTCAGTGCAGGGCACGGTCACGCTTCGATTCGAGGCCGACCACGTCTCCGGCAACGACGGTTGCAACAGCTATCGCGGCCACTACACGGGCGAGGGCGTGACGTTCCGCGTCGGGCCGCTGACCTCGACGTACATGGCGTGCCGGGAGCCCCGCATGCGACAGGCGGCCGCCTTCACCGAGGCGCTCGGCAAGGCGCGCGTCACGCGGTTCGACGAGGGACGCCTGGTGCTCGTCGACGAGGCGGGCGCGGTGCTGGCGACCTTCACGCGCCAGTCGGCGTCGCTGGCGGGCACGACATGGGAGGTGACCGCCTACAACAACCGGCGGCAGGCGGTGGTGTCCGTGCTGGCCGACACGCGAGTCACCCTTGCCTTCGGCGCCGAGGGACGCGTGACGGGGGAGGCGGGGTGCAACCGCTTCGCGGCCACCTACACGGCCGAGGGCGAGTCGGTGGCGATCGGCACGCTGTCCACCACGCGCCGCACCTGCCCCGGCGAGGGCGTCATGGCACAGGAGGCCGCGTTCCTTGCCGCGTTGGCGTCGGGGACCCGTGCACGCATGGACGGCGACCGCCTCGAGTTGCGCACGACCGACGGCGCCCTGGCCGTCTCGGCGCGGCGCTTCTGA